The following proteins are co-located in the Polymorphospora rubra genome:
- a CDS encoding recombinase family protein: MRLRAAKYRRISSDREGRELGIDRQDEQLDDLAERLDLVIVGDYVDNDIGASAKSRKPRPDYNRLLADARAGKFEYILAATTGRLTRRPREHEDLIDLAVQHGTRFAYSRSPSFDLNTAQGRRVARTLAAQDAGESEEIAERVVDAARQRAMRGGNHGGRRCFGYTKDGLHLEPAEAAEVERLADELLRGTPLAALAKDLNSRGVKTTSGGQFTPTTVRDLMRIPRLAGLRVYRGEVVGEGNWPAILGVEQHHALVALLTDPARRTTTGNRAAYLLSGLARCAACGGSITSFGIKTSRDGKKRLSTPRHLYRCRSGACVARRRDWVDTYVSQSIFDRLRQPDAVELLVDRSRPDSTALQDEAHALRVQLDEAAALFARRRIDSRQLDIITKGVNERLAEIHEIRQHVSRAPILRDLVEAGERIEEVWEGMTLDRQRAVVQCLIEVKLHPGGGGRRTFDPTKVQINWI; encoded by the coding sequence ATGAGGCTGCGCGCTGCCAAGTACCGCCGGATCTCCTCCGACCGGGAGGGGCGCGAGCTGGGCATCGACCGCCAAGACGAGCAACTCGACGACCTCGCCGAACGGCTCGACCTCGTCATCGTCGGCGACTACGTCGACAACGACATCGGCGCATCGGCCAAATCCCGCAAGCCGCGGCCGGACTACAACCGGCTCCTAGCCGACGCTCGGGCCGGCAAGTTCGAGTACATCCTTGCCGCGACCACCGGCCGGCTGACCCGGCGTCCCCGCGAGCACGAAGACCTCATCGACCTGGCCGTGCAGCACGGCACGAGGTTTGCCTACTCCCGCTCGCCCAGCTTCGACCTCAACACGGCCCAGGGCCGCAGGGTCGCCCGGACGCTAGCCGCCCAGGATGCAGGGGAGAGCGAAGAGATCGCCGAGCGGGTGGTCGACGCCGCCCGGCAGCGGGCAATGCGGGGTGGCAACCACGGTGGACGCCGCTGCTTCGGCTACACAAAGGACGGGCTGCACCTCGAGCCGGCCGAGGCTGCCGAGGTTGAACGGCTCGCTGACGAGCTGCTCCGCGGTACGCCGCTCGCCGCCCTGGCCAAGGATCTGAACAGCCGCGGCGTGAAGACGACCTCCGGCGGCCAGTTCACCCCGACGACGGTCCGGGACCTGATGCGGATCCCGCGGCTGGCCGGGCTTCGGGTCTACCGGGGCGAGGTCGTCGGCGAGGGAAACTGGCCGGCGATCCTTGGCGTCGAGCAGCATCACGCTCTGGTTGCCCTGTTGACCGACCCAGCGCGGCGCACAACGACCGGAAACAGGGCCGCCTACCTCCTGTCGGGGCTGGCGCGTTGCGCGGCCTGTGGGGGCTCGATCACGTCGTTCGGGATCAAGACGTCTCGTGACGGAAAGAAGCGGCTGTCGACGCCTCGCCACCTGTACCGGTGTCGGTCGGGTGCGTGTGTGGCCCGCCGGCGGGACTGGGTCGATACCTACGTCTCGCAGTCCATCTTCGATCGCCTCCGGCAGCCGGACGCGGTCGAGCTGCTCGTCGACCGGAGCCGGCCGGATTCGACGGCACTGCAGGACGAGGCGCACGCGCTACGGGTCCAGCTCGACGAGGCCGCGGCCCTGTTCGCCCGACGGCGGATCGACAGCCGGCAGCTCGACATCATCACGAAGGGCGTGAACGAGCGCCTGGCCGAGATCCATGAGATCCGGCAGCACGTCAGCCGGGCTCCGATCCTGCGCGACCTGGTCGAGGCAGGCGAGCGGATCGAAGAGGTCTGGGAAGGCATGACGCTGGACCGGCAGCGCGCGGTGGTGCAGTGCCTCATCGAGGTCAAGCTGCATCCAGGTGGCGGCGGCCGGCGGACGTTCGATCCGACGAAGGTGCAGATCAACTGGATCTGA
- the ssd gene encoding septum site-determining protein Ssd, translating to MTSDTDLLDDLLRLAAAGGREIDVAPDPAAARSRWNTAPLVLVGSDQVQPCLRARLPGRPRLVLVGRSGADNTVFEVAHLIGAEHVALLPAAEPWLVDRFAEPVVEGTAAGRIVAVVGGRGGAGASVLAGGLAITASRAGLRTLLVDADPLGGGLDLVLGWEQLEGLRWPALTRADGRVDVPALVRALPGRGDLVMLSWDRGDLLDLPAEAMAATIDAGRRGRDIVVVDLPRQFDDAAVVALQAADHAFVIVPAELRATAAAARVAAAAAVHSTNLAAIVRGPAPGRLKGREIARALGMPLAGTLRPEPGLCRGLERGEAPGATGRGPLAELCQRIIAEITGTPVAAT from the coding sequence GTGACCTCCGACACCGATCTGCTCGACGACCTGCTGCGGCTCGCGGCCGCCGGCGGCCGCGAGATCGACGTGGCCCCCGACCCCGCCGCCGCCCGGTCGCGCTGGAACACCGCCCCACTGGTGCTCGTCGGCAGCGACCAGGTCCAGCCCTGCCTACGGGCCCGGCTGCCCGGCCGCCCCCGGCTGGTGCTCGTCGGTCGCTCCGGCGCCGACAACACGGTCTTCGAGGTCGCCCACCTGATCGGTGCCGAGCACGTGGCGCTGCTGCCGGCGGCCGAACCCTGGTTGGTCGACCGGTTCGCCGAGCCGGTCGTCGAAGGCACCGCCGCCGGCCGGATCGTCGCCGTGGTCGGCGGCCGTGGCGGAGCGGGCGCCAGCGTGCTCGCCGGCGGCCTGGCGATCACCGCGTCCCGCGCCGGCCTGCGCACGCTCCTCGTCGACGCGGATCCCCTCGGCGGTGGCCTCGACCTGGTGCTCGGCTGGGAGCAGTTGGAGGGGTTGCGTTGGCCGGCGCTCACCCGTGCCGACGGTCGGGTCGACGTGCCCGCGCTGGTCCGGGCCCTGCCCGGCCGGGGCGACCTCGTCATGCTCTCCTGGGACCGCGGCGACCTACTCGATCTGCCCGCCGAGGCGATGGCCGCCACCATCGACGCCGGACGCCGTGGCCGCGACATCGTCGTCGTCGACCTGCCCAGACAGTTCGACGACGCGGCGGTCGTCGCGCTGCAGGCCGCCGACCACGCATTCGTGATCGTGCCCGCCGAGCTGCGCGCCACCGCCGCCGCGGCCCGCGTCGCCGCCGCGGCGGCAGTGCACAGCACCAACCTCGCCGCCATCGTGCGGGGCCCGGCCCCGGGCCGGCTGAAGGGCCGCGAGATCGCCCGGGCGTTGGGGATGCCGCTCGCCGGGACGCTGCGTCCCGAGCCCGGCCTGTGTCGGGGACTCGAACGCGGCGAGGCGCCCGGAGCCACCGGACGGGGCCCGTTGGCCGAACTGTGTCAGCGGATCATCGCCGAGATCACCGGCACCCCGGTGGCCGCCACATGA
- a CDS encoding HAD family hydrolase: MGRSAAFFDLDKTVIAKSSALAFGRPFYRDGLITRRDVVKSAYAQLMFRLGGTDEQTMARTRDYLATLCKGWQVDQVRQIVAETLHELINPYVYAEAAALIEEHRAAGRDVVLVSASGDEMVRPIGELLGVPDVIATRMTISEGRYTGEVEFYAAGPAKVDAVSELAKARGYDLADCFAYSDSSSDIPLLECVGHPTAVNPDRALRKLASENSWPVLEFRHPIPVHRRLRERPAVPVAAAAIGVGVGVAIGIAWYGRHRRTRAAST; encoded by the coding sequence GTGGGCCGAAGTGCCGCCTTTTTCGATCTCGACAAGACCGTGATCGCCAAGTCCAGTGCCTTGGCGTTCGGTCGGCCGTTCTACCGCGACGGCCTGATCACGCGACGGGACGTGGTCAAGTCCGCGTACGCCCAGCTGATGTTCCGGTTGGGCGGCACGGACGAGCAGACGATGGCGCGTACCCGCGACTACCTGGCGACCCTCTGCAAGGGATGGCAGGTCGACCAGGTTCGGCAGATCGTCGCGGAGACCCTGCACGAACTGATCAACCCCTACGTGTACGCCGAGGCCGCGGCGTTGATCGAGGAGCACCGGGCGGCCGGCCGGGATGTCGTCCTGGTCTCCGCCTCCGGCGACGAGATGGTCCGGCCGATCGGCGAACTGCTCGGCGTGCCCGACGTGATCGCCACCCGGATGACGATCTCCGAAGGGCGCTACACCGGCGAGGTCGAGTTCTACGCGGCCGGCCCGGCCAAGGTCGACGCGGTCAGCGAGCTGGCCAAGGCACGGGGATACGACCTCGCCGACTGCTTCGCCTATTCCGACTCGTCGAGCGACATCCCGCTGCTGGAGTGCGTGGGGCACCCGACCGCGGTCAACCCCGATCGGGCGCTGCGCAAGCTCGCGTCGGAGAACTCGTGGCCGGTGCTGGAGTTCCGCCACCCGATCCCGGTCCACCGCCGGTTGCGCGAGCGGCCGGCCGTGCCGGTCGCCGCGGCGGCGATCGGGGTCGGAGTCGGTGTGGCGATCGGCATCGCCTGGTACGGCCGCCACCGCCGGACCCGGGCCGCCTCCACCTGA
- a CDS encoding oxidoreductase, translating into MTADPLAPLLTLADVVPAVDRARDRVDQALRHRALRRHGGQVAAEISLRSAVASAALEGYVHEWEAVRAGTVTDPVAQGALRVAGALPGLADRWPKAPRQVLARLHVLAARGAVAEDALGRPAGGAVDDPATAARLDALAALVTGGTSVSPLVLAAVVHGELLTLRPFAGPSGVVARAAARLTLLSTGFDPRGLVAVDVGHHEREPEYVGAAGAFATGTPDGVRAWLRHYTAAIEVGADQITAVGDEVLAAG; encoded by the coding sequence GTGACCGCCGACCCGCTCGCGCCCCTCCTCACCCTGGCCGATGTCGTGCCGGCCGTCGACCGGGCCCGCGACCGGGTCGACCAGGCACTGCGCCACCGCGCCCTACGTCGCCACGGCGGCCAGGTCGCGGCCGAGATCAGCCTGCGGTCCGCGGTCGCCAGCGCCGCCCTGGAGGGATACGTCCACGAGTGGGAGGCCGTCCGCGCCGGCACCGTCACCGACCCCGTGGCCCAGGGCGCACTACGGGTCGCCGGTGCCCTGCCCGGGCTTGCCGACCGGTGGCCGAAGGCGCCCCGGCAGGTGCTCGCCCGGCTGCACGTGCTCGCGGCGCGCGGTGCCGTCGCCGAGGACGCGCTCGGCCGGCCGGCGGGTGGCGCCGTCGACGATCCGGCGACCGCGGCCCGGCTCGACGCCCTGGCCGCCCTGGTCACCGGCGGCACCTCGGTCTCTCCGCTGGTGCTGGCCGCCGTCGTGCACGGAGAACTGCTCACGCTGCGGCCGTTCGCGGGCCCGTCCGGCGTGGTCGCCCGGGCCGCCGCGCGCCTGACCCTGCTGTCCACCGGGTTCGACCCGCGTGGGCTGGTCGCCGTCGACGTCGGCCACCACGAGCGGGAACCCGAGTACGTCGGCGCGGCCGGCGCCTTCGCCACCGGCACACCGGACGGGGTACGCGCCTGGCTGCGGCACTACACCGCGGCGATCGAGGTCGGGGCCGACCAGATCACCGCCGTCGGCGACGAGGTGCTCGCCGCCGGCTAG
- the acs gene encoding acetate--CoA ligase → MSETLENLLQETRRFEPPTALADAANVTAAAYDEAAEDRLAFWARQAGRLDWAKEWDEILDWSNPPFAKWFVGGQLNVAYNCLDRHVAAGRGDRVAIHWEGEPGDTRTITYAELHRLTGQAANALTDLGVVAGDRVAIYLPMVPEAAVAMLACARIGATHSVVFGGFSVDALSSRIADASAKVVITADGGYRRGKPSALKPTVDEAVAKSPTIEHVLVVRRTGQDVAWTDKDLWWHETVETASDQHVAQPFDAEQPLFILYTSGTTAKPKGILHTSGGYLTQAAYTHHAVFDLKPETDVYWCTADIGWVTGHSYIVYGPLANGATQIMYEGTPDTPSKARFWEIVDRYKVTILYTAPTLIRTMMKWGDDIPAGFDLSSLRVLGSVGEPINPEAWMWYRENIGRGRAPIVDTWWQTETGAIMISPLPGVTATKPGSAMGPLPGIAADVVDDQGRSVPDGGGGYLVLREPWPSMLRTIWGDDARFVETYWSRFEGMYFAGDGAKKDSDGHLWLLGRVDDVMLVSGHNISTTEVESALVSHPSVAEAAVVGATDPTTGQAIVAFTIPRGSVDTSGDAGEALIQELRNHVAKTLGPIAKPRQIMLVPELPKTRSGKIMRRLLRDVAENRSLGDVTTLQDSAVMDLISSGMQSGKSDED, encoded by the coding sequence ATGAGCGAGACTCTCGAGAACCTGCTTCAGGAGACGCGGCGGTTCGAGCCACCCACGGCGCTCGCCGACGCCGCAAACGTCACCGCCGCCGCCTACGACGAGGCGGCCGAGGACCGGCTCGCGTTCTGGGCGCGCCAGGCCGGCCGGCTCGACTGGGCGAAAGAGTGGGACGAGATCCTCGACTGGTCGAACCCGCCGTTCGCGAAGTGGTTCGTCGGCGGGCAGCTCAACGTCGCCTACAACTGCCTCGACCGGCACGTGGCGGCCGGCCGGGGCGACCGGGTCGCGATCCACTGGGAGGGTGAGCCCGGCGACACCCGCACCATCACGTACGCCGAACTGCACCGGCTGACCGGCCAGGCCGCCAACGCGCTGACCGACCTGGGTGTCGTCGCCGGCGACCGGGTGGCGATCTACCTGCCGATGGTTCCCGAGGCGGCGGTCGCGATGCTGGCCTGCGCCCGGATCGGGGCGACCCACAGCGTGGTCTTCGGTGGCTTCTCGGTCGACGCGCTGTCCAGCCGGATCGCCGACGCCAGCGCCAAGGTCGTCATCACCGCCGACGGCGGTTACCGCCGGGGCAAGCCGTCGGCGCTGAAGCCGACCGTCGACGAGGCGGTCGCCAAGTCGCCGACGATCGAGCACGTGCTGGTCGTACGTCGTACCGGGCAGGACGTGGCCTGGACGGACAAGGACCTGTGGTGGCACGAGACCGTCGAGACGGCCAGCGACCAGCACGTGGCGCAGCCGTTCGACGCCGAGCAGCCGTTGTTCATCCTCTACACCAGCGGCACGACGGCCAAGCCCAAGGGCATCCTGCACACCAGCGGCGGCTATCTGACCCAGGCGGCGTACACCCACCACGCGGTGTTCGACCTCAAGCCGGAGACCGACGTCTACTGGTGCACCGCCGACATCGGCTGGGTGACCGGCCACTCCTACATCGTCTACGGGCCGCTGGCCAACGGCGCCACCCAGATCATGTACGAGGGCACGCCCGACACCCCGTCGAAGGCCCGGTTCTGGGAGATCGTCGACCGCTACAAGGTCACCATCCTCTACACCGCGCCGACCCTGATCCGCACGATGATGAAGTGGGGCGACGACATCCCGGCCGGGTTCGACCTGTCGTCGCTGCGGGTGCTCGGCAGCGTCGGCGAGCCGATCAACCCCGAGGCGTGGATGTGGTACCGGGAGAACATCGGCCGGGGCCGGGCCCCGATCGTCGACACCTGGTGGCAGACCGAGACCGGCGCGATCATGATCTCGCCGCTGCCGGGCGTCACGGCGACCAAGCCGGGCAGCGCGATGGGCCCACTGCCGGGCATCGCCGCCGACGTGGTCGACGACCAGGGCCGGTCGGTGCCCGACGGTGGTGGCGGCTACCTGGTGCTGCGCGAGCCGTGGCCGTCGATGCTGCGCACCATCTGGGGGGACGACGCCCGGTTCGTCGAGACGTACTGGTCGCGGTTCGAGGGGATGTACTTCGCCGGCGACGGGGCCAAGAAGGACAGCGACGGCCACCTGTGGCTGCTCGGCCGGGTCGACGACGTGATGCTGGTGTCCGGCCACAACATCTCCACGACGGAGGTCGAGTCGGCGCTGGTGAGCCACCCCTCGGTGGCCGAGGCCGCGGTGGTCGGCGCGACCGACCCGACGACCGGTCAGGCGATCGTGGCCTTCACGATCCCGCGGGGCAGTGTGGACACCTCCGGCGACGCGGGCGAGGCCCTGATCCAGGAGTTGCGTAACCACGTCGCGAAGACCCTCGGCCCGATCGCGAAGCCACGCCAGATCATGCTCGTTCCGGAACTGCCGAAGACCCGTTCCGGCAAGATCATGCGGCGGCTGCTGCGTGACGTGGCGGAGAACCGCTCGCTCGGCGACGTCACCACGCTTCAGGATTCCGCGGTGATGGATCTGATTTCGTCCGGCATGCAGTCCGGAAAGTCCGACGAGGACTGA
- a CDS encoding immune inhibitor A domain-containing protein, producing the protein MGLLGLTLTATSSFALSSPAYAAPPAQTPDASPSVSDPAPFHDELPNPLEDKRRELRQQGLTDVLTGRATPEKRNGSTVVKVGETAGNGPAGRSAAARKAGGAQTTDQYVELSREKTDRIFVILAEFGNDRHPSYPDVDSNPNVPGPIRFDGPLHNEIPAPNRAVDNSTVWQEDYSADYFRDLYFGEGAGTESVKQYFEAQSSGRYSVEGTVTDWVKVNYNEARYGRDLCGSNVCSNVWALVKDAANQWVVDQKAAGRTDAQIAADMREFDKWDRYDFDGDGDFNEPDGYIDHFQIVHAGGDAADGDPWQGEDAIWSHRWYAYNNLVGLDGPATNPLGGTQIGNTGIWIGDYTIQPENGGRSVFYHEYAHDLGLPDDYNVLSGGDNNNEHWTLMAQSRLGAPGDGGIGERGGDLGAWNKLQLGWLDYEVVVAGQKRTLELGPQAYNTNKAQAVVVVLPQREYSFDLGAPFEGTKQFFSGNENDRNDSLATSIDLTGKTSASVSLKGRYDIEAGYDYLYFEASFDGGSTWTALPFTVNGTPGGTDGGSRPALDGSSGGEWANINIPLNEGAGKVVPFRFRYVTDAAVADGGFFGDAITVTADGATLSTEGAESGAPGWTLGGEWAIVSESDTRLFDNFYIAGHRTYTGYDKYLETGPYFFGYANTRPDYVDHYAYQEGLLISYWNTRWADNDTFAHPGEGRNLYIDAHPRPIYNLTGQPWRARVQVYDATFSLRKADSFTLHLNSQPQYIRGQGAAPLFDDTKKYFYDELPNHGVKLPATGVKIRVVEENGTSMKIRIS; encoded by the coding sequence GTGGGGCTGCTCGGGCTCACGCTGACGGCGACGTCGAGCTTCGCGCTCAGCTCGCCGGCTTATGCCGCGCCCCCGGCACAGACGCCGGACGCATCCCCGTCGGTTTCGGATCCCGCGCCGTTCCACGACGAACTGCCCAACCCGCTCGAGGACAAGCGCCGTGAGCTGCGTCAGCAGGGTCTCACGGACGTTCTCACCGGCCGCGCGACGCCGGAAAAGCGCAACGGCAGCACCGTCGTCAAGGTCGGCGAGACCGCCGGCAACGGGCCGGCCGGCCGCAGTGCCGCCGCCCGCAAGGCCGGTGGGGCGCAGACCACCGACCAGTACGTCGAACTGTCGCGGGAGAAGACCGACCGGATCTTCGTGATCCTGGCCGAGTTCGGCAACGACCGGCACCCCAGCTACCCCGACGTCGACAGCAACCCCAACGTGCCGGGTCCGATCCGGTTCGACGGTCCGCTGCACAACGAGATCCCCGCGCCCAACCGCGCGGTCGACAACTCGACGGTGTGGCAGGAGGACTACAGCGCCGACTACTTCCGCGACCTCTACTTCGGTGAGGGCGCCGGCACGGAGTCGGTCAAGCAGTACTTCGAGGCGCAGTCCTCCGGCCGCTACAGCGTCGAGGGCACCGTGACCGACTGGGTCAAGGTCAACTACAACGAGGCCCGCTACGGTCGTGACCTGTGCGGCAGCAACGTCTGCTCCAACGTCTGGGCGCTGGTCAAGGACGCCGCCAACCAGTGGGTCGTCGACCAGAAGGCCGCCGGCCGCACCGACGCGCAGATCGCCGCGGACATGCGCGAGTTCGACAAGTGGGACCGCTACGACTTCGACGGCGACGGCGACTTCAACGAGCCCGACGGCTACATCGACCACTTTCAGATCGTCCACGCCGGTGGCGACGCCGCCGACGGTGACCCCTGGCAGGGCGAGGACGCCATCTGGAGCCACCGCTGGTACGCGTACAACAACCTGGTCGGCCTCGACGGCCCGGCGACGAACCCGCTCGGCGGCACCCAGATCGGCAACACCGGGATCTGGATCGGCGACTACACGATCCAGCCGGAAAACGGTGGTCGCAGCGTCTTCTACCACGAATACGCGCACGACCTCGGCCTGCCGGACGACTACAACGTCCTCAGCGGTGGCGACAACAACAACGAGCACTGGACGCTGATGGCGCAGAGCCGCCTCGGCGCCCCGGGCGACGGCGGCATCGGCGAGCGCGGCGGTGACCTCGGCGCGTGGAACAAGCTCCAGCTCGGCTGGCTCGACTACGAGGTCGTGGTGGCCGGTCAGAAACGCACGCTCGAGCTCGGCCCGCAGGCCTACAACACGAACAAGGCGCAGGCGGTCGTCGTGGTGCTCCCGCAACGGGAATACTCCTTCGACCTCGGCGCACCGTTCGAGGGCACGAAGCAGTTCTTCTCGGGCAACGAGAACGACCGCAACGACTCGCTGGCAACCTCGATCGACCTAACCGGCAAGACGTCCGCGTCCGTGTCGCTCAAGGGCCGCTACGACATCGAGGCGGGCTACGACTACCTCTACTTCGAGGCCTCGTTCGACGGTGGCTCGACCTGGACGGCCCTGCCGTTCACGGTCAACGGCACGCCGGGCGGCACCGACGGCGGCAGCCGGCCGGCGCTCGACGGCAGCTCCGGCGGCGAGTGGGCGAACATCAACATCCCGCTCAACGAGGGTGCCGGCAAGGTCGTTCCGTTCCGGTTCCGCTACGTGACCGACGCCGCGGTGGCCGACGGTGGCTTCTTCGGTGACGCGATCACCGTGACCGCCGACGGCGCGACGCTGTCCACCGAGGGCGCCGAGAGCGGGGCCCCGGGCTGGACGCTGGGTGGCGAGTGGGCGATCGTCAGCGAGAGCGACACCCGCCTGTTCGACAACTTCTACATCGCCGGCCACCGGACGTACACCGGTTACGACAAGTACCTCGAAACCGGCCCGTACTTCTTCGGCTACGCCAACACCCGGCCGGACTACGTCGACCACTACGCGTACCAGGAAGGTCTCCTGATCTCGTACTGGAACACCCGGTGGGCCGACAACGACACGTTCGCCCACCCGGGTGAGGGTCGTAACCTCTACATCGACGCCCACCCGCGGCCGATCTACAACCTGACCGGCCAGCCGTGGCGGGCCCGGGTCCAGGTCTACGACGCGACGTTCAGCCTGCGGAAGGCCGACTCCTTCACGCTGCACCTGAACAGCCAGCCGCAGTACATCCGCGGCCAGGGCGCCGCACCGCTGTTCGACGACACCAAGAAGTACTTCTACGACGAGCTGCCGAACCACGGCGTCAAGCTCCCGGCGACCGGTGTCAAGATCCGGGTCGTGGAAGAGAACGGCACTTCAATGAAGATCCGTATCTCCTGA
- a CDS encoding C45 family autoproteolytic acyltransferase/hydolase: MTVDPATPYADLPVPVVSVQGTPGECGAAYGLAARPLVAANLDLYLRRFREQAGLDSAAVRAAGAGFRRTTVAHHPRVAEMLDGVAEGAGVAVEEIYALNARTELIYGVRPDGGDGGCTAVGVLGTHTATGSLLIGQNWDWHPAQREAMVLLVTRDERGHAVVTLAEAGMLAKAGLNSAGVGVCINMLGCDRDGLPRGGGAPGVPYHVLLRSVLEADSLAWALRAACRSPRNASINMVLGQAGDHGGELIDLELAPGEAGWLHPVDGMVTHANHFEAGLPVFDTIKEWGGSSLFRSARARRLLTDAAVAGKVGVDDVMEVFRDHASFPLGICRHVDERDAPLDRSETVYSVLLDLDERRFGLAAGPPCGHDYTWLDLAGLLPAD, translated from the coding sequence ATGACCGTCGACCCCGCCACGCCGTACGCCGACCTTCCCGTGCCGGTCGTCAGCGTCCAGGGCACACCCGGCGAATGCGGTGCCGCGTACGGCCTGGCCGCCCGCCCGCTCGTCGCCGCCAACCTCGACCTCTACCTGCGCCGGTTCCGTGAGCAGGCCGGTCTCGACAGCGCGGCGGTCCGTGCCGCGGGTGCCGGATTCCGTCGTACGACGGTCGCGCACCACCCGCGGGTCGCCGAGATGCTCGACGGCGTCGCCGAGGGAGCGGGAGTCGCGGTCGAGGAGATCTACGCGCTCAACGCACGTACCGAACTGATCTACGGGGTGCGCCCCGACGGCGGTGACGGAGGGTGCACCGCGGTCGGCGTGTTGGGCACGCACACCGCCACCGGCAGCCTGCTGATCGGGCAGAACTGGGACTGGCATCCGGCGCAGCGGGAGGCCATGGTGTTGCTGGTCACCCGGGACGAGCGTGGCCATGCGGTCGTGACGCTGGCCGAGGCGGGCATGCTGGCCAAGGCCGGGCTCAACTCGGCCGGCGTGGGGGTCTGCATCAACATGCTGGGCTGTGACCGGGACGGGCTGCCCCGTGGGGGCGGCGCGCCAGGTGTGCCCTACCACGTGTTGCTCCGTTCGGTGCTGGAGGCCGACAGCCTGGCCTGGGCGCTGCGGGCGGCCTGCCGCAGCCCGCGTAACGCCTCGATCAACATGGTGCTCGGCCAGGCCGGGGACCACGGTGGTGAGCTGATCGACCTGGAGTTGGCGCCGGGCGAGGCGGGATGGCTGCATCCGGTGGACGGCATGGTGACCCACGCAAACCACTTCGAGGCCGGTCTGCCGGTCTTCGACACGATCAAGGAGTGGGGCGGTTCGTCGTTGTTCCGGTCGGCCCGGGCCCGGCGGCTGCTCACCGACGCGGCGGTTGCCGGCAAGGTCGGTGTGGACGACGTCATGGAGGTTTTCCGCGACCACGCGAGCTTCCCGTTGGGTATCTGCCGGCACGTCGACGAACGGGACGCGCCGCTGGACCGCTCGGAGACGGTCTACTCGGTGCTGCTCGACCTCGACGAGCGGCGGTTCGGACTGGCGGCCGGACCGCCGTGCGGGCACGACTACACCTGGCTCGACCTGGCCGGGCTGCTTCCGGCCGACTGA
- a CDS encoding alpha/beta fold hydrolase — protein MTPVVDESCVLDDGPWTHRFIGANGTRFHVVEAGAGPLVLFLHGFPEFWWAWHQLLPAVADAGFRAVAVDLRGYGASDKPPRGYDGYTMAADVTGLIRALGERRANIVGAGFGGMVGWTAASFHPKMVRRLVVLGAPHPLRLRAAIFADPRGQFAAATPTLKFQLPRYEHVLTRNNAAMVGGFLRDWGGPAWVNGPSFEAYSDRCREAIRIPQASFCALEGYRWAFRSVLRLHGYRFVRLMQKPLVTPTLQLHGALDTASLPRTAQGSGRYVIAPYEWRLLDGVGHFPHVESPDLVLGEVLRWVKS, from the coding sequence ATGACACCGGTGGTCGACGAGTCATGTGTGTTGGACGACGGCCCCTGGACCCATCGCTTCATCGGTGCCAACGGCACCCGCTTCCACGTCGTCGAGGCCGGCGCCGGACCGCTCGTCCTCTTTCTGCATGGTTTTCCGGAGTTCTGGTGGGCCTGGCACCAGCTGCTGCCCGCGGTGGCGGACGCGGGCTTCCGGGCGGTCGCGGTCGACCTGCGTGGGTACGGTGCCAGCGACAAGCCGCCCCGGGGCTACGACGGCTACACCATGGCGGCCGACGTCACCGGTCTGATCCGGGCCCTGGGTGAGCGCCGGGCCAACATCGTCGGCGCCGGCTTCGGCGGCATGGTGGGCTGGACCGCGGCGAGCTTCCATCCGAAGATGGTGCGTCGCCTGGTGGTGCTCGGTGCACCGCACCCGTTGCGTCTGCGGGCGGCCATCTTCGCCGATCCCCGTGGCCAGTTCGCGGCGGCCACGCCGACGTTGAAGTTCCAGCTTCCGCGCTACGAGCATGTGCTCACCAGGAACAACGCGGCGATGGTGGGCGGGTTCCTGCGCGACTGGGGCGGCCCGGCGTGGGTGAACGGCCCGTCGTTCGAGGCGTACTCCGATCGTTGCCGGGAGGCGATCCGCATTCCGCAGGCGTCGTTCTGCGCGTTGGAGGGTTACCGGTGGGCCTTCCGTTCGGTGCTGCGCCTGCACGGATACCGGTTCGTGCGGCTCATGCAGAAGCCGCTGGTGACCCCGACGCTGCAACTGCACGGTGCGCTGGACACCGCGTCCCTGCCCCGCACCGCGCAGGGATCCGGTCGCTATGTCATCGCACCGTACGAGTGGCGGCTACTCGACGGGGTCGGCCACTTTCCGCACGTCGAATCGCCTGACCTGGTGCTCGGCGAGGTCCTGCGCTGGGTCAAGTCCTGA